One Scophthalmus maximus strain ysfricsl-2021 chromosome 1, ASM2237912v1, whole genome shotgun sequence genomic region harbors:
- the atn1 gene encoding atrophin-1 isoform X2, with product MKTRTHKESMPMRSGRRRGASEERRGRRPHPSPTCPERNDRQTQRGAVEELAGNRFSRRSQGHDSSESEGEELVSPPKRQKVQDSVSTPNPPTSTHSTDSSAPSTVPPPTSVASQSRESDNEDGQSQGSRSSVVGSLANSSSSLSSGRDIDQDNRSSSPSLSASPLGSLDSDSDGPDSPKQGEREREKGKESGAGKVAGEERRTLRDGRGEDSCGDGEKRDVDARIEDCPSLKPPSTPCSSSGLTPSLRGAGDSSNDSNSGRKSYFSLDSKLMCKVEYGGPTGVDGALSGNRMNSKASTQCVTKTTISGDFSHNSPNIPHSLPPPLPPPPALKPLELGGQNLPAEVKTERDKIEKADKLLDKPQSTPPLLLPQTGPQPQSQPQTQTSTHPHHYSSTSWQGGTATGCQGSWGYTRYPSNHHPHQPQHQPPVQQQQLPSVYNPPSSRHSSSHPSYLPHPHPHPHREYLPRYAGGGGDRERGAAGERERGVRGECGGREMNREFSAPIGSSSNNSSGGNTNSACGGMGGPNSIQGREFGALSVGQNREFQSSGREGPNLGPERRDFGPAFRDRERERERDREGGREFPLPNQNQSRDFGPNGAGGGHPRDKDGGRWGEFGGQTREVVGNNNPNNSSIPQGNPPSSTTGLPVTPMLNRDPPASPQNNPSHPSHSSLPSHPHPHPPNSSNRDFPPPMDQAQTPSSGADHFHREYTPTGGKDFPVGGPSSAGTNREYLSSPGVTPNLGREFSGPGGTQHPHAPHPHYQSAPRDRERDSNLRESALYQNRGGPNQPPALSPSSSSSHHVHPPNAPYPPPPPQPSLAPPQTSHAQAPPSGMAPSVRPQHYQSSAQTPPTPLSPLPSPSTNQMGGFSSFPPGSTSAPNMPLPGPGVSSSCSSGCRPSPFHGTLNSHPPFSGTYHSNGNSGSNMPNSNSNNSAPNSSNTNSHSLSPQNVSKGPPPLSNSVNNNSVSTPASSSSLPGGEGHSDSGPPPTPVIKEEPIEEREESESPPPMLRSPSPEPKPVDIPIHASQSARFHKVLDRGPGNSCARSDVLFVPLDGSKLWKKRNEMIERARREVEQRARDLREKERERERERERERELDRHLQQKDVNAAGVGRQGSSLFFPSSSSIILDPSSSSSSSSGNPVSHSSPHPQHHPSHPHAHLPPAHHLHPTLSHSIPHSLLLPSMGGASAVVGGPQGALGIGLGGPYLGPDTPALRTLSEYARPHAMSPLGAASRAQAHHQQVHHGHPHVHPSFFLPQFQNHALGHPHHLPTDAATAAAILGFLYGGSLEGGPGVGGHPGMAGGPVPGGIGGAGLGGVGFPHAVAAHRDRIKQGFEFKSDERVYPPGSIHDHAALALAHSHSHAHAHAHAHAHAHAHAHAHAHAHAHAHAHAHAHAHANAHVHAHPLLLGGGSGAPNEVSLYGTPPPPAPPGPPHLQNPTMAPLTRPPNPPAPQSLSNPPPSSLLPPSLPSHPSSAAPTAPPAPAAPAAPPPAPPPPAPPTSNAASPHHPVPHSSFPSSLSSHQPPAPAPATPTEAYPTPTRSPASFERDRNGERERERERDRDRDRDRAALPPFGDRERERERERERGGSGGGGGGGSSGGSGGGSSGGSGGSGGENLGRLQMLNVTPHHHQHSHIHSHLHLHQQDTAAGGVHPLMDPLASGSPLARLPYPGATLGTPILAHPLTDSEVLRQQLFGEEKAPRPCAPFRDLPQPSSLTGPMSAAHQLQAMQQAQSAELQIQRLALEQQWIHHHHHHSLTQDEYFSHLKKESDKTL from the exons CAAAGAGGTGCTGTTGAGGAATTGGCTGGAAATCGCTTCAGTCGCAGATCACAAGGGCATGATTCATCagagagtgagggggaggaACTTGTGTCTCCTCCAAAGAGGCAGAAAGTTCAG GATTCCGTCTCTACCCCAAACCCCCCAACATCAACACATTCGACTGACAGCTCTGCTCCTTCCACTGTCCCACCTCCAACCTCAGTTGCCAGCCAATCCAGAGAGAGTGACAATGAAGATGGCCAATCCCAGGGCAGCAGGAGTTCAGTTGTGGGGAGCCTGGCCaatagcagcagcagtctgagTAGTGGGCGGGATATAGACCAGGACAATCGTTCCTCATCCCCAAGTCTCTCCGCTTCCCCTCTGGGTAGCCTCGACTCTGATTCCGATGGCCCCGACTCACCAAagcaaggagagagggaacgagagaaAGGCAAGGAAAGCGGAGCAGGGAAggtggcaggagaggagaggagaacgCTACGAGACGGGAGAGGGGAGGACTCctgtggagatggagaaaagcGAGATGTGGATGCAAGAATTGAAGACTGTCCTTCTCTTAAGCCCCCCTCCACTCCATGCTCTTCTTCTGGTctgactccctctctccgtGGAGCAGGGGATTCATCAAATGACAGCAATAGCGGGAGGAAGTCCTATTTCTCCCTGGACTCCAAACTGATGTGCAAAGTTGAGTATGGTGGACCGACAGGCGTTGATGGTGCACTTAGTGGCAACCGAATGAATTCCAAAGCCAgcacacagtgtgtgacaaAGACAACTATCTCGGGAGATTTTTCCCATAACAGCCCCAACATTCCACACTCCttgccccctcctcttcctcctccacctgccctGAAGCCCTTAGAGCTTGGGGGACAAAACCTGCCTGCTGAGGttaagacagaaagagacaaaatagaaaaagcaGACAAACTCTTGGACAAGCCTCAGTCCACTCCTCCTTTGCTGTTGCCACAGACTGGCCCCCAGCCACAGTCCCAGCCTCAGACCCAGACCTCCACCCACCCTCATCACTACAGCTCCACCAGCTGGCAGGGTGGCACAGCAACTGGTTGTCAGGGGAGCTGGGGCTACACCCGTTACCCTAGCAACCACCACCCACACCAACCACAGCACCAACCcccagtgcagcagcagcaacttcCCTCTGTTTACAACCCTCCGTCCTCTCgccactcctcctcccacccctcTTACCTCccccatcctcatcctcacccccACAGGGAGTACCTTCCCAGGTAcgctggagggggaggggacagagagaggggggctgcaggagagagggagaggggagtgAGGGGGGAGTGTGGGGGGAGGGAGATGAACAGGGAGTTCTCTGCTCCCATTGGCAGTAGCAGCAACAATAGTAGTGGGGGTAATACTAATAGTGCTTGTGGTGGGATGGGTGGGCCCAACAGCATCCAAGGAAGGGAGTTTGGGGCTCTGTCTGTGGGTCAGAACCGGGAGTTCCAAAGTTCTGGGAGAGAAGGACCAAACTTAGGTCCTGAAAGAAGAGACTTCGGTCCAGCTTTCAGAGACAGGGAGCGAGAAAGGGAACGTGAccgtgaaggaggaagagagttTCCTCTGCCAAACCAAAATCAGAGTAGAGACTTTGGCCCCAATGGAGCTGGAGGGGGGCATCCCAGAGACAAAGATGGAGGCAGATGGGGTGAGTTTGGGGGCCAGACAAGAGAGGTTGTAGGCAACAATAACCCAAACAACAGCTCCATCCCCCAGGGAAACCCTCCAAGTTCAACCACGGGGCTACCTGTCACCCCCATGCTGAACCGAGACCCACCTGCATCACCCCAAAACAACCCTAGTCACCCCTCTCATTCCTCCCTGCCttcacacccccacccacatccCCCAAACTCCTCTAACCGAGACTTCCCTCCTCCAATGGACCAGGCACAAACCCCCTCCTCTGGAGCAGACCACTTTCACAGAGAATATACTCCCACTGGAGGAAAAGACTTTCCTGTCGGGGGGCCTTCTTCTGCTGGCACAAATCGAGAGTACCTCAGCTCCCCTGGGGTGACTCCGAACCTGGGACGAGAGTTTTCAGGGCCTGGAGGAACCCAACACCCCCATGCACCTCACCCCCACTACCAGTCTGCacccagagacagagaaagggacTCAAACCTGCGAGAGTCTGCTTTGTACCAAAACCGTGGAGGCCCAAACCAACCTCCTGcactctctccttcctcctcttccagccaCCATGTACACCCTCCAAATGCTCCTtaccctccaccaccacctcagcCCTCTCTAGCCCCACCTCAAACCTCCCATGCCCAGGCACCCCCATCAGGTATGGCACCCAGTGTACGGCCCCAACACTACCAGTCCTCTGCCCAGACTCCTCCAACACCTTTGTCTCCCTTACCCAGCCCATCCACCAATCAGATGGGAGGCTTCTCATCTTTTCCTCCTGGCTCCACTTCTGCACCCAATATGCCACTTCCTGGGCCAGGTGTGTCATCAAGCTGTTCATCTGGATGTCGCCCCTCCCCATTCCACGGCACTTTGAACAGCCACCCTCCATTCAGTGGAACGTACCACTCCAATGGGAACAGTGGCAGTAACATGCCTAACAGCAATAGCAACAATAGCGCACCCAATAGCAGCAATACCAACTCACATTCACTCTCGCctcaaaatgtgtcaaaagGACCTCCGCCTCTTAGTAACTCTGTTAACAACAACAGTGTCTCGACTCCTGCCTCCAGTTCTTCACTCCCCGGTGGAGAAGGACATTCAGATTCAGGCCCACCTCCCACACCTGTTATAAAGGAAGAACCAatagaagagagggaagagagtgAAAGCCCGCCACCGATGTTAAGAAGCCCCTCTCCTGAACCCAAACCTGTTGACATTCCCATCCACGCCAGTCAATCAGCACG GTTTCACAAGGTCCTTGACCGTGGACCCGGGAACTCCTGTGCCCGCAGCGATGTCCTCTTTGTCCCGTTGGATGGCTCCAAACTGTGGAAGAAGAGGAATGAGATGATCGAAAGGGCCCGAAGGGAGGTCGAACAGCGGGCCAGAGACCTgcgagaaaaagaaagggaaagagaaagggagcgTGAGCGTGAGAGAGAACTGGATCGACATCTACAG cagaaggatGTCAATGCCGCTGGAGTGGGCCGCCAGGGTTCCTCactcttctttccctcctcgtcttctATCATCCTTGacccttcatcttcctcctcttcttcctcaggcAACCCTGTCTCCCATTCATCCCCTCACCCCCAGCATCATCCCTCACATCCACATGCTCACCTTCCCCCAGCACACCATCTTCATCCCACCCTCTCTCACTCTAtcccccactccctcctcctgccaTCCATGGGTGGGGCATCAGCTGTGGTTGGAGGCCCACAAGGGGCCCTGGGAATAGGTTTAGGAGGTCCATACCTAGGCCCAGACACCCCAGCGCTGAGAACCCTGAGCGAGTATGCTCGCCCTCATGCTATGTCTCCTCTCGGGGCAGCAAGTCGTGCCCAGGCACACCACCAACAAGTTCACCATGGCCATCCCCATGTTCACCCATCATTCTTCCTTCCTCAATTCCAAAACCATGCTTTAGGCCACCCCCACCACCTGCCTACTGAtgcagctacagcagcagccatcttgggCTTTTTGTATGGTGGCAGTCTTGAAGGTGGTCCAGGTGTTGGTGGCCACCCAGGGATGGCAGGAGGCCCAGTACCTGGGGGGATTGGGGGTGCAGGATTAGGAGGAGTTGGATTTCCTCATGCTGTGGCTGCACATCGAGATCGAATAAAGCAAGGATTTGAATTTAAGAGTGATGAGCGTGTTTACCCACCAGGGTCTATACATGATCATGCAGCTCTGGCTCTTGCTCACTCACATTCGCATGCCCATGCTCATGCTCATGCTCATGCCCATGCCCATGCCCATGCCCATGCTCATGCCCATGCTCATGCTCATGCTCATGCTCATGCTCATGCCCATGCCCATGCCAATGCCCATGTGCATGcacaccccctgctccttgGAGGAGGTTCTGGGGCACCTAATGAGGTGTCTCTCTATggcactcctcctcccccagctcctcctggcCCTCCACACCTTCAGAACCCAACCATGGCCCCATTAACTCGACCTCCCAACCCTCCGGCCCCTCAGTCTCTGTCCAATCCAcctccctcatctctcctcccaccctcacTCCCCTCTCACCCATCATCTGCGGCACCTACTGCCCCGCCAGCTCCGGCAGCCCCTGCCGCTCCTccgccagctcctcctccaccagctccaccGACCTCCAATGCCGCCTCACCTCACCACCCAGTCCCTCATTCTTCTTTTCCCAGCTCCCTGTCCTCTCATCAGCCACCAGCCCCTGCTCCTGCCACTCCCACTGAGGCTTACCCCACTCCGACTCGCTCACCCGCCTCTTTTGAACGAGACAGGAATGGGgaaagagagcgggagagggagagagacagagacagagacagagacagagcagctTTGCCGCCCTttggggacagagagagagaaagagagagggagagagaaaggggaggaagtggtggaggaggtggaggaggatcgAGTgggggaagtggaggaggatCGAGTGGGGGAAGTGGGGGAAGTGGTGGAGAAAATCTGGGACGTCTTCAGATGCTAAATGTGACGCCTCATCACCACCAGCACTCACACATCCACTCACATCTTCACCTACACCAGCAAGACACAG CGGCGGGCGGGGTTCACCCCCTGATGGACCCGTTGGCGTCGGGGTCTCCTTTGGCACGCCTCCCTTACCCAGGAGCCACACTAGGCACTCCCATCCTGGCTCACCCCCTCACTGACAGCGAGGTGCTCCGCCAACAGCTGTTCGGTGAGGAGAAGGCTCCTCGTCCAT GTGCTCCTTTCCGTGACTTGCCCCAGCCGTCCTCCCTCACTGGTCCCATGTCAGCGGCCCACCAGCTCCAGGCCATGCAGCAGGCCCAGAGTGCAGAGCTGCAAATCCAGAGACTGGCCCTGGAACAACAGTGgatccatcaccaccaccaccactccctCACCCAGGACGAGTATTTCAG tcacctgaagaaagaaagtgacaaGACCCTGTGA
- the atn1 gene encoding atrophin-1 isoform X6: MKTRTHKESMPMRSGRRRGASEERRGRRPHPSPTCPERNDRQTQRGAVEELAGNRFSRRSQGHDSSESEGEELVSPPKRQKVQDSVSTPNPPTSTHSTDSSAPSTVPPPTSVASQSRESDNEDGQSQGSRSSVVGSLANSSSSLSSGRDIDQDNRSSSPSLSASPLGSLDSDSDGPDSPKQGEREREKGKESGAGKVAGEERRTLRDGRGEDSCGDGEKRDVDARIEDCPSLKPPSTPCSSSGLTPSLRGAGDSSNDSNSGRKSYFSLDSKLMCKVEYGGPTGVDGALSGNRMNSKASTQCVTKTTISGDFSHNSPNIPHSLPPPLPPPPALKPLELGGQNLPAEVKTERDKIEKADKLLDKPQSTPPLLLPQTGPQPQSQPQTQTSTHPHHYSSTSWQGGTATGCQGSWGYTRYPSNHHPHQPQHQPPVQQQQLPSVYNPPSSRHSSSHPSYLPHPHPHPHREYLPRYAGGGGDRERGAAGERERGVRGECGGREMNREFSAPIGSSSNNSSGGNTNSACGGMGGPNSIQGREFGALSVGQNREFQSSGREGPNLGPERRDFGPAFRDRERERERDREGGREFPLPNQNQSRDFGPNGAGGGHPRDKDGGRWGEFGGQTREVVGNNNPNNSSIPQGNPPSSTTGLPVTPMLNRDPPASPQNNPSHPSHSSLPSHPHPHPPNSSNRDFPPPMDQAQTPSSGADHFHREYTPTGGKDFPVGGPSSAGTNREYLSSPGVTPNLGREFSGPGGTQHPHAPHPHYQSAPRDRERDSNLRESALYQNRGGPNQPPALSPSSSSSHHVHPPNAPYPPPPPQPSLAPPQTSHAQAPPSGMAPSVRPQHYQSSAQTPPTPLSPLPSPSTNQMGGFSSFPPGSTSAPNMPLPGPGVSSSCSSGCRPSPFHGTLNSHPPFSGTYHSNGNSGSNMPNSNSNNSAPNSSNTNSHSLSPQNVSKGPPPLSNSVNNNSVSTPASSSSLPGGEGHSDSGPPPTPVIKEEPIEEREESESPPPMLRSPSPEPKPVDIPIHASQSARFHKVLDRGPGNSCARSDVLFVPLDGSKLWKKRNEMIERARREVEQRARDLREKERERERERERERELDRHLQQKDVNAAGVGRQGSSLFFPSSSSIILDPSSSSSSSSGNPVSHSSPHPQHHPSHPHAHLPPAHHLHPTLSHSIPHSLLLPSMGGASAVVGGPQGALGIGLGGPYLGPDTPALRTLSEYARPHAMSPLGAASRAQAHHQQVHHGHPHVHPSFFLPQFQNHALGHPHHLPTDAATAAAILGFLYGGSLEGGPGVGGHPGMAGGPVPGGIGGAGLGGVGFPHAVAAHRDRIKQGFEFKSDERVYPPGSIHDHAALALAHSHSHAHAHAHAHAHAHAHAHAHAHAHAHAHAHAHAHAHANAHVHAHPLLLGGGSGAPNEVSLYGTPPPPAPPGPPHLQNPTMAPLTRPPNPPAPQSLSNPPPSSLLPPSLPSHPSSAAPTAPPAPAAPAAPPPAPPPPAPPTSNAASPHHPVPHSSFPSSLSSHQPPAPAPATPTEAYPTPTRSPASFERDRNGERERERERDRDRDRDRAALPPFGDRERERERERERGGSGGGGGGGSSGGSGGGSSGGSGGSGGENLGRLQMLNVTPHHHQHSHIHSHLHLHQQDTAAGGVHPLMDPLASGSPLARLPYPGATLGTPILAHPLTDSEVLRQQLFGAPFRDLPQPSSLTGPMSAAHQLQAMQQAQSAELQIQRLALEQQWIHHHHHHSLTQDEYFSHLKKESDKTL; the protein is encoded by the exons CAAAGAGGTGCTGTTGAGGAATTGGCTGGAAATCGCTTCAGTCGCAGATCACAAGGGCATGATTCATCagagagtgagggggaggaACTTGTGTCTCCTCCAAAGAGGCAGAAAGTTCAG GATTCCGTCTCTACCCCAAACCCCCCAACATCAACACATTCGACTGACAGCTCTGCTCCTTCCACTGTCCCACCTCCAACCTCAGTTGCCAGCCAATCCAGAGAGAGTGACAATGAAGATGGCCAATCCCAGGGCAGCAGGAGTTCAGTTGTGGGGAGCCTGGCCaatagcagcagcagtctgagTAGTGGGCGGGATATAGACCAGGACAATCGTTCCTCATCCCCAAGTCTCTCCGCTTCCCCTCTGGGTAGCCTCGACTCTGATTCCGATGGCCCCGACTCACCAAagcaaggagagagggaacgagagaaAGGCAAGGAAAGCGGAGCAGGGAAggtggcaggagaggagaggagaacgCTACGAGACGGGAGAGGGGAGGACTCctgtggagatggagaaaagcGAGATGTGGATGCAAGAATTGAAGACTGTCCTTCTCTTAAGCCCCCCTCCACTCCATGCTCTTCTTCTGGTctgactccctctctccgtGGAGCAGGGGATTCATCAAATGACAGCAATAGCGGGAGGAAGTCCTATTTCTCCCTGGACTCCAAACTGATGTGCAAAGTTGAGTATGGTGGACCGACAGGCGTTGATGGTGCACTTAGTGGCAACCGAATGAATTCCAAAGCCAgcacacagtgtgtgacaaAGACAACTATCTCGGGAGATTTTTCCCATAACAGCCCCAACATTCCACACTCCttgccccctcctcttcctcctccacctgccctGAAGCCCTTAGAGCTTGGGGGACAAAACCTGCCTGCTGAGGttaagacagaaagagacaaaatagaaaaagcaGACAAACTCTTGGACAAGCCTCAGTCCACTCCTCCTTTGCTGTTGCCACAGACTGGCCCCCAGCCACAGTCCCAGCCTCAGACCCAGACCTCCACCCACCCTCATCACTACAGCTCCACCAGCTGGCAGGGTGGCACAGCAACTGGTTGTCAGGGGAGCTGGGGCTACACCCGTTACCCTAGCAACCACCACCCACACCAACCACAGCACCAACCcccagtgcagcagcagcaacttcCCTCTGTTTACAACCCTCCGTCCTCTCgccactcctcctcccacccctcTTACCTCccccatcctcatcctcacccccACAGGGAGTACCTTCCCAGGTAcgctggagggggaggggacagagagaggggggctgcaggagagagggagaggggagtgAGGGGGGAGTGTGGGGGGAGGGAGATGAACAGGGAGTTCTCTGCTCCCATTGGCAGTAGCAGCAACAATAGTAGTGGGGGTAATACTAATAGTGCTTGTGGTGGGATGGGTGGGCCCAACAGCATCCAAGGAAGGGAGTTTGGGGCTCTGTCTGTGGGTCAGAACCGGGAGTTCCAAAGTTCTGGGAGAGAAGGACCAAACTTAGGTCCTGAAAGAAGAGACTTCGGTCCAGCTTTCAGAGACAGGGAGCGAGAAAGGGAACGTGAccgtgaaggaggaagagagttTCCTCTGCCAAACCAAAATCAGAGTAGAGACTTTGGCCCCAATGGAGCTGGAGGGGGGCATCCCAGAGACAAAGATGGAGGCAGATGGGGTGAGTTTGGGGGCCAGACAAGAGAGGTTGTAGGCAACAATAACCCAAACAACAGCTCCATCCCCCAGGGAAACCCTCCAAGTTCAACCACGGGGCTACCTGTCACCCCCATGCTGAACCGAGACCCACCTGCATCACCCCAAAACAACCCTAGTCACCCCTCTCATTCCTCCCTGCCttcacacccccacccacatccCCCAAACTCCTCTAACCGAGACTTCCCTCCTCCAATGGACCAGGCACAAACCCCCTCCTCTGGAGCAGACCACTTTCACAGAGAATATACTCCCACTGGAGGAAAAGACTTTCCTGTCGGGGGGCCTTCTTCTGCTGGCACAAATCGAGAGTACCTCAGCTCCCCTGGGGTGACTCCGAACCTGGGACGAGAGTTTTCAGGGCCTGGAGGAACCCAACACCCCCATGCACCTCACCCCCACTACCAGTCTGCacccagagacagagaaagggacTCAAACCTGCGAGAGTCTGCTTTGTACCAAAACCGTGGAGGCCCAAACCAACCTCCTGcactctctccttcctcctcttccagccaCCATGTACACCCTCCAAATGCTCCTtaccctccaccaccacctcagcCCTCTCTAGCCCCACCTCAAACCTCCCATGCCCAGGCACCCCCATCAGGTATGGCACCCAGTGTACGGCCCCAACACTACCAGTCCTCTGCCCAGACTCCTCCAACACCTTTGTCTCCCTTACCCAGCCCATCCACCAATCAGATGGGAGGCTTCTCATCTTTTCCTCCTGGCTCCACTTCTGCACCCAATATGCCACTTCCTGGGCCAGGTGTGTCATCAAGCTGTTCATCTGGATGTCGCCCCTCCCCATTCCACGGCACTTTGAACAGCCACCCTCCATTCAGTGGAACGTACCACTCCAATGGGAACAGTGGCAGTAACATGCCTAACAGCAATAGCAACAATAGCGCACCCAATAGCAGCAATACCAACTCACATTCACTCTCGCctcaaaatgtgtcaaaagGACCTCCGCCTCTTAGTAACTCTGTTAACAACAACAGTGTCTCGACTCCTGCCTCCAGTTCTTCACTCCCCGGTGGAGAAGGACATTCAGATTCAGGCCCACCTCCCACACCTGTTATAAAGGAAGAACCAatagaagagagggaagagagtgAAAGCCCGCCACCGATGTTAAGAAGCCCCTCTCCTGAACCCAAACCTGTTGACATTCCCATCCACGCCAGTCAATCAGCACG GTTTCACAAGGTCCTTGACCGTGGACCCGGGAACTCCTGTGCCCGCAGCGATGTCCTCTTTGTCCCGTTGGATGGCTCCAAACTGTGGAAGAAGAGGAATGAGATGATCGAAAGGGCCCGAAGGGAGGTCGAACAGCGGGCCAGAGACCTgcgagaaaaagaaagggaaagagaaagggagcgTGAGCGTGAGAGAGAACTGGATCGACATCTACAG cagaaggatGTCAATGCCGCTGGAGTGGGCCGCCAGGGTTCCTCactcttctttccctcctcgtcttctATCATCCTTGacccttcatcttcctcctcttcttcctcaggcAACCCTGTCTCCCATTCATCCCCTCACCCCCAGCATCATCCCTCACATCCACATGCTCACCTTCCCCCAGCACACCATCTTCATCCCACCCTCTCTCACTCTAtcccccactccctcctcctgccaTCCATGGGTGGGGCATCAGCTGTGGTTGGAGGCCCACAAGGGGCCCTGGGAATAGGTTTAGGAGGTCCATACCTAGGCCCAGACACCCCAGCGCTGAGAACCCTGAGCGAGTATGCTCGCCCTCATGCTATGTCTCCTCTCGGGGCAGCAAGTCGTGCCCAGGCACACCACCAACAAGTTCACCATGGCCATCCCCATGTTCACCCATCATTCTTCCTTCCTCAATTCCAAAACCATGCTTTAGGCCACCCCCACCACCTGCCTACTGAtgcagctacagcagcagccatcttgggCTTTTTGTATGGTGGCAGTCTTGAAGGTGGTCCAGGTGTTGGTGGCCACCCAGGGATGGCAGGAGGCCCAGTACCTGGGGGGATTGGGGGTGCAGGATTAGGAGGAGTTGGATTTCCTCATGCTGTGGCTGCACATCGAGATCGAATAAAGCAAGGATTTGAATTTAAGAGTGATGAGCGTGTTTACCCACCAGGGTCTATACATGATCATGCAGCTCTGGCTCTTGCTCACTCACATTCGCATGCCCATGCTCATGCTCATGCTCATGCCCATGCCCATGCCCATGCCCATGCTCATGCCCATGCTCATGCTCATGCTCATGCTCATGCTCATGCCCATGCCCATGCCAATGCCCATGTGCATGcacaccccctgctccttgGAGGAGGTTCTGGGGCACCTAATGAGGTGTCTCTCTATggcactcctcctcccccagctcctcctggcCCTCCACACCTTCAGAACCCAACCATGGCCCCATTAACTCGACCTCCCAACCCTCCGGCCCCTCAGTCTCTGTCCAATCCAcctccctcatctctcctcccaccctcacTCCCCTCTCACCCATCATCTGCGGCACCTACTGCCCCGCCAGCTCCGGCAGCCCCTGCCGCTCCTccgccagctcctcctccaccagctccaccGACCTCCAATGCCGCCTCACCTCACCACCCAGTCCCTCATTCTTCTTTTCCCAGCTCCCTGTCCTCTCATCAGCCACCAGCCCCTGCTCCTGCCACTCCCACTGAGGCTTACCCCACTCCGACTCGCTCACCCGCCTCTTTTGAACGAGACAGGAATGGGgaaagagagcgggagagggagagagacagagacagagacagagacagagcagctTTGCCGCCCTttggggacagagagagagaaagagagagggagagagaaaggggaggaagtggtggaggaggtggaggaggatcgAGTgggggaagtggaggaggatCGAGTGGGGGAAGTGGGGGAAGTGGTGGAGAAAATCTGGGACGTCTTCAGATGCTAAATGTGACGCCTCATCACCACCAGCACTCACACATCCACTCACATCTTCACCTACACCAGCAAGACACAG CGGCGGGCGGGGTTCACCCCCTGATGGACCCGTTGGCGTCGGGGTCTCCTTTGGCACGCCTCCCTTACCCAGGAGCCACACTAGGCACTCCCATCCTGGCTCACCCCCTCACTGACAGCGAGGTGCTCCGCCAACAGCTGTTCG GTGCTCCTTTCCGTGACTTGCCCCAGCCGTCCTCCCTCACTGGTCCCATGTCAGCGGCCCACCAGCTCCAGGCCATGCAGCAGGCCCAGAGTGCAGAGCTGCAAATCCAGAGACTGGCCCTGGAACAACAGTGgatccatcaccaccaccaccactccctCACCCAGGACGAGTATTTCAG tcacctgaagaaagaaagtgacaaGACCCTGTGA